The following are encoded together in the Salvia hispanica cultivar TCC Black 2014 chromosome 6, UniMelb_Shisp_WGS_1.0, whole genome shotgun sequence genome:
- the LOC125192284 gene encoding uncharacterized protein LOC125192284, whose translation MPHPHIYSKITTWKRNYGSLKMMLNHSGIGFNSDGKYRIECDDEQWAHFVKKDKHAKYMRNKSWPQFEDWKEVFGTDRADGERGVDLGEAVGKIYGSKAEVGTEDGISQHMTLEELFPDEVFPEGVLPEMVDESQSVTEGGLTAGAPAGTGEGGVSGTAAAAGGSGSAATGGSGSGSGAAKKVPKKVIKKRKVEDKMDGIITLMGQIHTDTNERLKEISSRIGYEFDLSTKRTEVFDQLKGISGLTLKLQFYVSKKLVKEPELLDRDCPRRLVHPLCLIFWTPMGSFKTQRQDKWVTGLLCVVELNTVVSF comes from the exons ATGCCACACCCGCACATCTATTCTAAAATAACTACTTGGAAGAGGAATTACGGTTCACTTAAGATGATGCTCAATCACAGCGGCATTGGCTTTAACTCAGACGGCAAGTACCGAATTGAATGTGATGATGAGCAATGGGCACATTTTGTCAAG AAGGACAAACATGCCAAGTATATGAGGAACAAGTCTTGGCCCCAATTTGAGGACTGGAAGGAGGTTTTTGGTACGGATCGTGCCGATGGGGAACGCGGGGTAGACCTTGGTGAAGCAGTTGGTAAAATCTACGGGAGTAAAGCTGAAGTCGGGACTGAGGATGGGATATCTCAGCACATGACATTGGAAGAGCTGTTTCCTGACGAAGTATTCCCAGAAGGGGTCCTTCCCGAGATGGTCGACGAGAGCCAATCCGTTACCGAAGGTGGTTTGACTGCTGGCGCACCGGCTGGAACAGGGGAAGGGGGGGTGTCAGGCACTGCTGCAGCAGCGGGCGGGTCAGGATCTGCAGCAACGGGCGGGTCAGGATCTGGATCTGGGGCAGCCAAAAAGGTGCCCaaaaaagttatcaaaaaaCGTAAAGTAGAAGACAAGATGGACGGAATAATCACTCTAATGGGTCAGATTCACACTGACACAAACGAGCGCTTGAAAGAGATTTCAAGTCGGATTGGGTATGAGTTCGATCTTAGCACCAAGCGGACCGAGGTTTTTGATCAGCTAAAAGGTATTTCGGGGCTAACGCTTAAACTACAGTTCTATGTGTCTAAGAAGCTTGTGAAAGAGCCTGAACTACTGGACAGGGATTGCCCGAGACGGCTCGTGCATCCTTTGTGTTTGATCTTTTGGACACCGATGGGAAGCTTTAAGACACAGCGGCAGGACAAATGGGTAACTGGGCTTTTGTGTGTTGTCGAACTTAATACCGTTGTTTCTTTTTGA